In the Lentimicrobium sp. L6 genome, one interval contains:
- the dxs gene encoding 1-deoxy-D-xylulose-5-phosphate synthase yields MMQNQFGKILSKVNLPTDLKNLTEEELQVLASDVRRCIIDVVATNHGHLASSLGVVELSIALHYVFDTPYDKLVWDVGHQAYPHKILTGRKSEFHTNRKLYGISGFPKISESEYDAFGVGHSSTSISAALGMAEASRLKGEIDRQHIAIIGDGSMTAGMAMEALNNAGVSNSNILVILNDNGIAIDPSVGAIHKYLTDVSTSKTYNRLKDDIWNMLGKMDKLGLASQKIASKIDSAIKTTLLKSSNMFESMNFRYFGPVNGHNLPRLVKVLSDLKDIPGPKVLHIITKKGKGLATAEQDPITFHAPGTFDSRTGELIKSIEVADSIPPKFQDVFGKTLLELAEIDEKIVGITPAMPTGSSFNFMMEKYPERVFDVGIAEQHAVTFAAGLAISGMKPFCNIYSSFMQRAYDQVVHDVALQKLPVVFCLDRAGLVGEDGPTHHGVFDLAYFRGIPNMIVAAPLDEWELRYMMNTAKDYKEGPFSIRFPRGRGSHVDWACELEKVEIGRGRQLRDGEDLAILSIGTVGVEVLKAIEKIESDKKPAVYDLRFLKPLDEELVKEVFERFDKIITIEDGALIGGLASAISELKNKLQFKGEIKNLGIADEFIEHGKPEELKAICGYDSSGIIACIQSFY; encoded by the coding sequence ATTATGCAAAACCAATTTGGCAAAATATTATCAAAGGTTAATTTACCTACAGATTTAAAGAATCTTACAGAAGAAGAATTGCAAGTATTAGCTTCTGATGTTAGAAGATGTATTATTGATGTGGTAGCAACTAATCACGGCCATCTGGCTTCTAGTTTGGGGGTTGTCGAATTAAGTATTGCTTTACATTATGTATTCGATACTCCTTATGATAAATTAGTTTGGGATGTTGGTCATCAAGCCTATCCGCATAAAATATTAACAGGCCGAAAAAGCGAATTTCATACCAATAGAAAGCTATATGGGATTTCTGGTTTCCCAAAAATCAGTGAAAGTGAATATGATGCTTTTGGTGTAGGACATTCCTCTACTAGTATTTCTGCTGCTTTAGGTATGGCAGAAGCTTCGCGTTTAAAAGGCGAAATTGATAGGCAGCATATTGCAATCATTGGTGATGGCTCCATGACGGCTGGTATGGCTATGGAGGCACTTAATAATGCTGGTGTTAGCAATTCTAATATCCTTGTCATTCTAAATGATAATGGAATCGCCATAGATCCAAGTGTGGGTGCTATCCATAAATACCTAACTGATGTTTCAACCTCCAAGACTTATAATAGATTGAAGGATGATATCTGGAATATGTTGGGGAAGATGGATAAATTAGGTCTGGCTTCTCAGAAAATTGCAAGTAAAATAGATTCAGCCATTAAAACTACCCTCCTCAAGAGTAGTAATATGTTTGAATCGATGAACTTTAGATATTTTGGTCCGGTGAATGGTCATAATTTGCCAAGATTGGTTAAGGTATTATCTGATTTAAAAGATATTCCTGGCCCCAAAGTATTGCATATCATAACGAAGAAAGGTAAAGGGTTAGCTACCGCGGAGCAAGATCCAATTACTTTTCATGCTCCAGGTACTTTCGATAGCAGGACAGGAGAATTGATAAAAAGTATAGAGGTAGCTGACAGTATCCCGCCCAAATTTCAAGATGTTTTTGGGAAAACATTACTGGAGTTAGCTGAAATAGATGAAAAAATCGTTGGGATAACCCCTGCTATGCCCACCGGTTCTTCATTTAATTTTATGATGGAGAAATATCCTGAGAGAGTATTTGACGTTGGGATTGCAGAACAGCATGCTGTTACTTTTGCTGCTGGATTAGCTATTTCTGGAATGAAACCATTTTGTAATATTTATTCTTCTTTTATGCAAAGGGCTTATGACCAGGTGGTTCATGATGTAGCTTTACAAAAGTTACCTGTAGTTTTTTGTTTGGATAGAGCAGGCTTGGTAGGAGAGGATGGGCCAACCCATCATGGTGTCTTTGATTTAGCTTATTTTAGAGGAATCCCAAATATGATTGTCGCAGCTCCACTTGATGAATGGGAGTTACGGTATATGATGAATACCGCTAAAGATTATAAAGAAGGTCCATTCTCTATCCGTTTTCCAAGAGGACGTGGTTCACATGTGGATTGGGCTTGTGAATTGGAAAAAGTAGAAATTGGTAGAGGTCGTCAATTAAGAGATGGAGAAGATTTAGCAATTTTGAGTATTGGAACTGTTGGTGTAGAAGTTTTGAAAGCTATTGAAAAAATTGAGTCGGACAAGAAGCCTGCAGTTTATGATTTACGTTTTCTCAAGCCTTTAGATGAAGAATTGGTCAAGGAGGTTTTTGAGCGTTTCGATAAAATTATTACCATAGAAGATGGTGCTTTAATAGGTGGTCTTGCTTCGGCAATTTCCGAACTAAAAAATAAATTACAGTTTAAAGGGGAAATCAAAAACCTTGGAATTGCTGATGAATTTATTGAACATGGAAAACCTGAGGAATTAAAAGCTATTTGTGGTTATGATTCTTCCGGAATTATAGCTTGCATCCAGTCTTTTTATTAA
- a CDS encoding Na+/H+ antiporter NhaC family protein → MNPIKYSSLVFLFALFFLLVGKVESVSSQETTAWSVEKPLIIMQGIELDFPIKVNASDSFLDVYVNGKAETLEIIDGYAYLPIKIDVESIIKLESTHGVIEVKVNPIPLWFSIIPPLVAIFVALVFKEVFTALFMGIFIGTTTIQFFYGESFFAAIYKGFFSIITDYIIGALNDPGHLSIIVFSMLIGGMVHIITKNGGMAGVVAFLSKYAKTRKSGQFITWLLGISIFFDDYANTLVVGNTMRPVTDRLKVSREKLAYLVDSTAAPIASIALITTWVGAELSYIQDGIKQLNIHETPYVVFLNSLQYSFYPIFTLGFVLMVIFTGRDFGPMRKAEIKIKHIVLKEIEKETPLDDSYQPKKGVKPHAFNALIPVLVVVFGTIAGLVITGLESSTWSSELSFYRNLSGVIGNADSYVALLWSSLAGVFIAVILSVSQRLLNLKESMDSMVDGFRIMLTAILILTLAWALAALTENIHTAEFISGSLIDLQISPYLIPALAFVLAALVAFSTGSSWGTMAILYPLMLPAIWLLATEAGLSYDESIVLFHNVVSVILAGSVMGDHCSPISDTTIMSSLASQCNHIEHVRTQLPYALSVGGVSLLLGTLPVAFGFPIILSYILGFGLLFMVIRYFGKTT, encoded by the coding sequence ATGAATCCAATTAAATATTCAAGTTTAGTCTTTTTATTTGCCCTATTCTTTCTTTTAGTGGGAAAAGTTGAGTCCGTTTCTTCTCAAGAAACTACAGCTTGGTCTGTTGAGAAACCACTCATCATAATGCAGGGAATTGAACTAGATTTTCCTATAAAAGTAAATGCTTCAGATTCTTTTCTTGATGTTTATGTAAATGGGAAAGCTGAAACACTGGAAATCATAGATGGATATGCATACCTACCCATTAAAATTGATGTGGAATCTATTATTAAGCTTGAATCCACCCACGGTGTTATTGAAGTAAAAGTTAATCCGATACCACTTTGGTTTAGTATTATCCCTCCCCTTGTAGCCATCTTTGTGGCTTTAGTTTTTAAGGAAGTTTTTACTGCTTTATTTATGGGGATATTTATTGGAACCACTACCATTCAATTTTTCTATGGAGAGTCTTTCTTTGCTGCTATTTATAAAGGCTTTTTCAGTATTATAACTGATTATATTATTGGAGCCTTAAATGATCCAGGGCATCTTTCAATTATTGTCTTTTCTATGCTTATAGGGGGGATGGTGCATATTATTACCAAAAATGGAGGAATGGCGGGAGTAGTAGCTTTTCTGAGTAAATATGCTAAAACTAGAAAATCTGGACAGTTTATCACTTGGTTGCTAGGAATATCAATATTTTTCGATGATTATGCCAATACTTTGGTGGTCGGGAATACCATGCGTCCGGTAACAGATCGTTTAAAGGTTTCGCGAGAGAAACTAGCTTATTTGGTTGATTCTACTGCAGCTCCAATTGCTTCAATAGCCTTAATTACAACATGGGTAGGGGCTGAGTTAAGCTATATTCAGGATGGGATAAAACAATTAAATATACACGAGACTCCATATGTAGTTTTCCTTAATTCTTTACAATATTCCTTTTATCCCATATTTACTCTTGGGTTTGTTTTGATGGTTATCTTTACAGGTCGCGATTTTGGTCCTATGAGGAAGGCTGAAATAAAGATCAAACATATAGTGCTGAAGGAAATCGAAAAAGAAACCCCGCTTGATGATTCTTATCAGCCTAAAAAAGGAGTGAAACCTCACGCTTTTAATGCATTAATTCCTGTTCTTGTTGTAGTTTTTGGTACTATCGCTGGTTTAGTGATCACAGGATTAGAATCCTCTACTTGGTCGAGTGAATTGAGCTTCTATCGTAATTTGAGTGGTGTCATTGGTAATGCAGATTCCTATGTAGCTTTGTTATGGTCATCTTTGGCTGGTGTTTTTATTGCGGTAATCCTTAGTGTTTCTCAAAGGTTATTAAACCTTAAAGAATCTATGGATAGTATGGTTGATGGCTTTAGGATCATGCTCACTGCTATTTTAATTTTAACTTTGGCTTGGGCTTTGGCAGCATTGACAGAGAATATTCATACTGCTGAATTTATTTCAGGTAGTTTAATCGATTTACAGATTAGTCCATATTTAATCCCTGCTTTGGCATTTGTTTTAGCTGCCTTGGTAGCTTTCTCTACTGGTTCTTCTTGGGGAACGATGGCTATTTTGTATCCATTAATGCTTCCTGCAATTTGGTTGTTAGCAACAGAAGCAGGATTATCCTATGATGAATCTATTGTCCTTTTCCATAATGTCGTCTCTGTAATTCTTGCTGGTTCTGTCATGGGTGATCATTGTAGTCCAATCTCCGATACAACTATTATGAGCTCCTTAGCTAGTCAATGTAATCATATTGAACATGTTAGGACGCAATTACCTTATGCGCTTTCTGTAGGAGGGGTTTCTTTATTACTAGGGACACTTCCCGTGGCTTTTGGCTTTCCTATTATACTTTCTTATATTTTGGGTTTTGGCTTGTTGTTCATGGTCATTAGGTATTTCGGCAAAACCACCTAA
- a CDS encoding response regulator yields the protein MEPNNLKNRANENTLIYFVDDDLIYLKVVSHDLEKQGYKNVRSFSNAKDIIEAVKEKKPDISLLDYHLGGKTTGLDVLKKIKQISPSTQNIFLTASDDINVAIETMKNGAYDYVIKGDTALIRINHLLGNICNHIRADKKGNVILWYKIFIIILIILVGVLIGIQNYGPAL from the coding sequence ATGGAACCGAACAATTTAAAGAATAGGGCTAACGAAAATACATTGATCTATTTTGTTGATGACGATTTAATCTATTTAAAAGTGGTATCTCATGATTTAGAAAAACAGGGATATAAAAATGTACGCTCATTTAGTAACGCTAAAGACATCATAGAAGCTGTTAAAGAAAAGAAACCCGATATTAGTTTATTGGATTATCATTTGGGAGGCAAAACCACTGGACTAGATGTTTTAAAAAAAATTAAGCAAATTAGTCCTAGTACACAAAATATTTTCCTCACAGCATCAGACGATATTAATGTAGCCATTGAGACGATGAAAAATGGTGCCTACGATTACGTAATTAAAGGAGATACCGCTCTTATTAGAATCAATCACCTTCTTGGCAATATTTGTAATCACATTAGAGCCGATAAAAAGGGAAACGTCATATTATGGTATAAGATATTCATTATTATTTTAATCATATTGGTAGGAGTTTTAATAGGAATACAGAATTACGGGCCTGCTTTGTAA
- the tsf gene encoding translation elongation factor Ts has translation MILVRKNQEKDFLNSLKRNKINNILIRKKMAKITAAEVNKLRKQTGAGMMDCKNALVENDGDIEKAIDYLRKKGQKVAAKRSDRDAAEGAILSGTNADNSFGAVVMINCETDFVAKNDDFVAFAKSILDVAIENKTTTVEDLKTLTIGGQTIEALILDQVGKIGEKIEIGKFASLNGAYVKTYIHPGNRLATVVAMSKNVDGVDEVSKDIAMQVAAMNPVALNKDLVDKTVIERELEVAKDQIRQEGKPEAMLEKIATGKLNKFFKENTLLSQAFIKDSKIDVETYAKNLDKDLTVSNFLRFALA, from the coding sequence ATGATTCTGGTGAGAAAAAACCAAGAAAAAGACTTTCTAAATAGTCTGAAGCGTAATAAAATTAATAATATTTTAATAAGAAAAAAGATGGCAAAGATTACTGCTGCTGAAGTAAATAAGCTTAGAAAGCAAACCGGAGCTGGTATGATGGATTGCAAGAACGCCCTAGTTGAAAACGATGGTGATATCGAAAAAGCAATTGATTACCTGCGCAAAAAAGGACAAAAAGTAGCTGCAAAGCGTTCTGATCGTGACGCGGCTGAAGGTGCTATTCTATCAGGAACAAATGCTGATAACTCTTTTGGTGCTGTTGTTATGATTAACTGTGAAACTGATTTCGTTGCGAAAAATGACGACTTTGTTGCTTTTGCTAAATCAATTTTAGATGTTGCAATTGAAAACAAGACTACTACAGTTGAAGATTTAAAAACTTTAACTATTGGTGGTCAAACAATCGAAGCATTAATTCTTGACCAAGTTGGTAAAATTGGTGAGAAAATTGAGATCGGTAAATTTGCAAGCCTTAATGGTGCTTATGTTAAAACATATATCCACCCAGGTAATAGGCTTGCTACCGTAGTAGCAATGTCTAAGAACGTTGATGGTGTTGATGAAGTAAGTAAGGATATAGCTATGCAAGTTGCTGCTATGAACCCTGTTGCTTTAAATAAAGATTTAGTGGACAAAACTGTTATCGAAAGAGAACTAGAAGTTGCTAAAGATCAAATACGCCAAGAAGGTAAACCAGAAGCCATGCTCGAAAAAATTGCTACTGGTAAACTAAACAAATTCTTCAAGGAAAATACTTTATTAAGCCAAGCTTTCATTAAAGATTCTAAGATAGATGTTGAAACTTATGCTAAGAATTTAGACAAAGATTTAACTGTATCTAATTTCTTACGTTTTGCTTTAGCCTAA
- the rpsB gene encoding 30S ribosomal protein S2: protein MEKVSFDQLLDAGVHFGHLRRKWNPSMAPYIFMEKNGIHIIDLYKTQAKLEEAAHAMKQIAKSGKRILFVATKKQAKEIVAEHVKKTNMPYVTERWPGGMLTNFVTIRKAVKKMVTIDKMASTPQYKNLSKRERLQITREREKLEKNFGSIQDLNKLPSAVFIVDINKEHIAVAEARKLNIPTFAIVDTNTDPTLIDFPIPGNDDASKSISTIVEYLTKSIEEGLTERKMEREKNQADEKAAKQSKKAEKVTSEEATEKAEGDDSGEKKPRKRLSK, encoded by the coding sequence ATGGAAAAAGTATCTTTTGATCAATTACTCGATGCTGGTGTTCATTTTGGACACCTTAGAAGAAAGTGGAACCCAAGTATGGCTCCATATATCTTTATGGAAAAGAATGGTATCCATATCATCGACCTTTACAAAACACAGGCAAAATTAGAAGAGGCAGCTCATGCCATGAAACAAATTGCCAAAAGCGGAAAGAGAATTCTTTTCGTAGCTACCAAAAAACAAGCTAAAGAAATAGTAGCTGAGCACGTTAAAAAAACTAACATGCCTTACGTTACTGAGCGTTGGCCCGGTGGAATGTTAACAAACTTTGTTACCATTCGTAAAGCGGTTAAGAAAATGGTGACTATTGATAAGATGGCTAGTACTCCACAGTACAAGAACTTATCAAAAAGAGAAAGACTTCAAATCACTCGTGAAAGAGAGAAGTTAGAAAAAAACTTTGGTAGCATACAAGATTTAAACAAATTACCTTCAGCGGTATTTATCGTTGATATCAACAAAGAGCACATTGCTGTTGCAGAAGCTAGAAAATTGAACATACCCACTTTCGCAATTGTTGATACCAACACAGACCCTACTCTTATCGATTTTCCAATTCCTGGTAATGACGATGCTTCAAAATCAATCTCTACTATTGTTGAATATTTGACAAAGAGCATTGAAGAAGGTCTTACAGAAAGAAAAATGGAAAGAGAAAAGAATCAAGCTGATGAAAAAGCAGCAAAACAAAGCAAGAAAGCTGAAAAAGTAACTTCTGAAGAAGCTACTGAAAAAGCTGAAGGCGATGATTCTGGTGAGAAAAAACCAAGAAAAAGACTTTCTAAATAG
- the rpsI gene encoding 30S ribosomal protein S9 yields the protein MEIINSLGRRKKAIARVYLKEGNGQITVNKRDYKQYFPTGTLQYVVRQALELTELADRFDVVANLDGGGINGQAEALRLGIARALVKFDEENRAKLKTKSLMTRDPRMVERKKPGQPKARKKFQFSKR from the coding sequence ATGGAAATTATTAATTCACTAGGTAGAAGAAAAAAAGCTATCGCAAGAGTATATCTCAAAGAAGGTAATGGACAAATTACTGTTAACAAAAGAGATTACAAACAATATTTCCCAACTGGTACACTACAGTATGTAGTTCGTCAGGCTTTGGAACTTACAGAATTAGCTGATAGATTTGACGTAGTTGCTAATTTAGATGGTGGTGGAATCAATGGTCAAGCAGAAGCCTTACGTTTAGGTATTGCTCGTGCATTGGTTAAATTCGACGAAGAAAACCGTGCTAAATTGAAAACTAAGAGCTTAATGACTAGAGACCCTCGTATGGTGGAACGTAAGAAGCCAGGTCAGCCTAAAGCTCGTAAGAAATTCCAGTTCAGTAAACGTTAA
- the rplM gene encoding 50S ribosomal protein L13 → MNTLSYKTVSANKETVTKEWLLIDAENEVLGRLASKVAYLLKGKHKVNYTPHVDCGDNIIIINADKFILNGKKWDQKTYIRHSGYPGGQTVMKAKEMMEKKPFFMVEKAVKGMLMKNKLGAQQYRNLNVYVGTEHPHAGQNPRTINLNEIL, encoded by the coding sequence CGTTACTAAAGAATGGCTTCTCATTGATGCAGAGAATGAGGTTTTGGGAAGATTAGCTTCAAAAGTAGCTTACCTTTTAAAAGGTAAACACAAAGTTAATTACACTCCTCATGTAGATTGTGGTGATAATATTATCATTATCAACGCAGATAAATTTATTTTAAACGGTAAAAAGTGGGATCAAAAAACCTATATCCGTCACTCAGGATATCCAGGTGGTCAAACTGTTATGAAAGCCAAAGAAATGATGGAAAAAAAGCCATTTTTCATGGTTGAAAAAGCCGTTAAAGGTATGTTAATGAAAAATAAACTGGGAGCACAACAATACAGGAATCTTAATGTATATGTTGGAACTGAACATCCTCATGCAGGACAAAACCCCAGAACTATTAATTTAAATGAAATTCTGTAG